The following are encoded together in the Triticum dicoccoides isolate Atlit2015 ecotype Zavitan chromosome 6B, WEW_v2.0, whole genome shotgun sequence genome:
- the LOC119322032 gene encoding SWI/SNF complex subunit SWI3B-like, whose amino-acid sequence MATPPAPVPPATANSAPTPTQSPFKAPPFSQPPSTAGTLKTEIPPASTSAATAAGVAAVGASAEDSSHVITVPSYSGWFSYDSISDTERRLLPEFFEGEVAAVSGSRGPEAYKYYRNTLVKRFRARPARRLTLTEARRGLIGDVGSVRRVFDFLEEWGLINHGAPPLGAKQGKDKREEATTSQSSLPAGPTTPKKLCVGCRSVCGSAYFTCDKADISICCRCFVRGNYRPGLTPADFKKVEISEDAKSDWTDKETLHLLEAVLHYGEDWKKVSEHVGSRSEKDCIARLIRLSFGEQFMGSKEQKMEFEIDDDVTNESRAEIPKRLRLTPLADASNPIMAQVAFLSAIVGSGVAAAAAQAAISAQSQVDMNDSQTDSPISSTKEEESSYTNGLSANDLLKEASTNAQVQLQKEQKDIEQSLSAIVDVQMKEIQDKISRFEQKELLMEKEREQLHHLRELLFVDQLAVVQHQRRPHAVAAENKEEEKPKPIITMS is encoded by the exons ATGGCCACACCGCCGGCTCCGGTGCCCCCGGCCACCGCCAACTCCGCGCCGACGCCTACGCAGTCACCGTTCAAGGCCCCACCCTTCTCCCAGCCCCCGTCCACTGCCGGTACCCTAAAGACGGAGATCCctcccgcctccacctccgccgccaccgccgccggagtCGCCGCCGTGGGAGCCTCAGCCGAGGACTCATCGCACGTCATCACCGTCCCTAGCTACTCAG GGTGGTTCTCCTACGACAGCATCAGCGACACGGAGCGCCGCCTGTTGCCGGAGTTCTTCGAAGGGGAGGTCGCGGCCGTGTCTGGGTCCCGGGGCCCGGAGGCCTACAAGTACTACCGCAACACCCTCGTCAAGAGGTTCCGggcaaggccagcgcggcggctcacGCTCACCGAGGCCAGGCGAGGCCTTATCGGCGACGTTGGCTCTGTGCGCCGTGTGTTTGACTTCCTGGAGGAATGGGGGCTCATCAACCATGGTGCTCCTCCGCTGGGGGCGAAGCAGGGGAAAGACAAGAGGGAGGAGGCGACGACTTCTCAGTCTTCATTGCCTGCCGGACCAACCACACCCAAGAAGCTCTGTGTAGGGTGCCGGAGCGTCTGCGGCTCTGCATATTTCACCTGCGATAAG GCGGATATAAGCATATGTTGTAGATGCTTTGTGCGTGGCAACTATCGGCCTGGTCTTACTCCAGCGGACTTCAAGAAAGTTGAAATTAGCGAAGACGCCAAATCAGATTGGACAGACAAGGAAACTCTTCACCTACTTGAGGCTGTCTTGCATTATGGAGAAGACTGGAAGAAGGTTTCGGAGCATGTTGGTAGTCGCTCAGAGAAAGACTGCATTGCTAGACTCATCCGATTATCTTTTGGAGAACAGTTCATGGGATCCAAGGAGCAGAAAATGGAGTTTGAGATTGATGATGATGTTACTAATGAATCTAGAGCAGAGATCCCAAAACGACTCCGTCTCACACCACTGGCAGATGCAAGCAATCCAATTATGGCTCAG GTCGCGTTCTTGTCGGCAATTGTTGGCTCAGGTGTTGCGGCGGCAGCAGCGCAAGCAGCTATTTCTGCACAATCCCAGGTTGATATGAATGACAGCCAGACTGATTCTCCAATCAGCAGCACTAAAGAagaag AATCTTCTTACACTAATGGGCTTTCAGCCAACGATTTACTCAAAGAGGCATCCACAAAtgcacaagtgcaacttcaaaaggaGCAAAAAGATATAGAGCAATCTTTATCGGCCATAGTGGACGTCCAG ATGAAGGAAATCCAGGATAAGATAAGCCGTTTTGAGCAGAAAGAGCTGCTTATGGAGAAAGAGAGGGAGCAGCTCCATCACTTACGGGAACTGCTTTTTGTGGATCAGCTCGCGGTTGTGCAGCATCAGCGCAGACCGCATGCTGTAGCGGCTGagaacaaggaggaggagaaacCGAAACCTATTATCACCATGAGTTAA
- the LOC119325022 gene encoding uncharacterized protein LOC119325022 gives MTTRWSFSTPATATVEPAMAEQGAQCTRVLVPSPSRALCLASCPHCDRRELAALRRTRRSVNLLCTKRELVALRRTRRSVNLLCTKASHHKYLQECHFNNFRRSHTVVGVASLHRSLDRVHIGVPVRWSSSTSSFRCRVALLSCSRPLSCSLNNVHMCNSTVCAAWPRYLMYYQTYASIKWLSFCTKLLCVARRHDPWVGNAT, from the exons ATGACCACTCGCTGGAGCTTCTCAACGCCGGCGACAGCCACTGTAGAACCGGCCATGGCGGAGCAGGGAGCACAGTGCACCCGTGTGCTTGTGCCATCGCCCTCCCGTGCCCTGTGCTTGGCCTCTTGCCCTCACTGTGACCGC AGGGAACTTGCTGCCTTGAGgagaaccaggaggagtgtgaacctcctctgcactaag AGGGAACTTGTTGCCTTGAGgagaaccaggaggagtgtgaacctcctctgcactaaggcaagccatcaCAAATATTTGCAAGAGTGTCATTTCAATAA tttCAGGAGAAGTCATACCGTAGTTGGAGTTGCATCGTTGCATcgcagtctagaccgtgtccacatcggtgtccctgtgagaTGGAGTTCCTCCACGTcgtcgttccgctgccgcgtagcttTATTGTCGTGCTCGAGGCCCctatcatgttcattaaataatgtacatatgtgcaacagcaccgtgtgtgccgcttggcctcgctatctGATGTACTATCAAACCTATGCTTCAATAAAGTGGTTGTCTTTCTGTACCAAGttattgtgtgttgccagaagacatgatccATGGGTTGGCAATGCaacgtaa
- the LOC119322033 gene encoding mediator of RNA polymerase II transcription subunit 18-like, giving the protein MECVVQGIIETQHVEALEVLLQGLSGVPKERVRVHELCLKSVPMLGAVPSEVRLLCDLAQPTPSWTIRHVGGAMRGAGAEQISILVRTIVESKASSNVLRYFYGIGYKLDHEILKVGFAFRFQRGAQFTVTVTSANKMPKLHATDEAVQVTPGIQLVEITAPAAANNYNDVVSAVTSFCEYLAPLLHLSKPGNSTGIVPTAAAAAASLMSSGGAKTL; this is encoded by the exons ATGGAGTGCGTGGTGCAGGGCATCATCGAGACCCAG CATGTTGAAGCTCTGGAGGTTCTTCTCCAGGGCCTCTCTGGTGTCCCAAAGGAACGTGTGAGGGTGCATGAGCTCTGTCTTAAAAGTGTACCAATGCTAG GAGCTGTCCCATCAGAGGTTCGTTTGTTGTGTGATTTAGCGCAGCCTACACCATCCTG GACCATAAGACATGTTGGTGGTGCCATGAGAGGTGCCGGTGCAGAGCAAATCTCAATTCTTGTGCGTACAATCGTAGAAAGCAAAGCCAGCAGCAATGTGTTGCGTTACTTCTACGGCATCGGCTACAAGTTAGATCATGAAATCTTGAAGGTTGGCTTTGCGTTTCGCTTCCAGCGAGGTGCCCAGTTCACCGTGACTGTGACTTCTGCCAACAAGATGCCAAAGCTCCATGCGACCGACGAAGCTGTGCAGGTCACTCCTGGAATACAGCTGGTGGAGATCACAGCTCCAGCCGCTGCTAACAATTACAATGATGTTGTTTCAGCTGTCACCTCGTTCTGTGAATATCTAGCACC GCTGCTGCATCTCTCCAAACCAGGCAATTCAACTGGAATCGTCCCgaccgctgctgctgccgccgcctcgctCATGTCAAGTGGTGGTGCGAAAACATTGTAA